Part of the Sinomonas atrocyanea genome is shown below.
CGGGGGCCGCGGCCGGGGGAAGGGTGGCGGTGTCTGCGGACACTGGCGGCTGGGCAGTCATGGGGCCATCCTTCCACGCCGCAGGTTAAGCTCAACCCTATGGTTCGGGGCGGGATTCTGCGGGTGGCGGTGGTGGGCGGCGGCCCCCGCGGCGCCTCCGCGGTCGAGCGTCTCCTCGCCGTGCACGCCCAGCGGCCTGCGCCCGCGCACGACGCCGTCGCCTCCCCGGGCGGCCGTCCCGCCGCCCGCGCCGCGCTCCTCGAGATCACGGTGTACGACCCGTTCAGCCCGGGCCCCGGCAAGGTCTGGCGGACGGCGCAGCCGCGCCTGTTCGTCATGAACACCCAGTCCTTCTATCCCACGCTCATCCCCAGCGAGCCCGGCCTCGCGCCCCCGCTCGCGGGCGGCAGCTTCGACGCATGGCGCGAGGCCCAGCGCGCGGCGATCGACGCCGGCACCTGCACCCTCGCGGCCGAGGAGCAGGCCGAGCTCAAGGGCCTCGAGTCGAGGGACTTCCCGCCCCGGGCACTCTATGGGCGCTACCTCGCCCAGACGTGGGATGCGGTGCTCGCCGCGGCGCCGCCCGGGACGACCGTCCGGCACGTGCCTGCCGAGGTCGCCCGGGTGGGGCGCACCCCGCACGGGTTCGCCGTCACGTGCGCCAACGGGCGCGCCCAGGAGGCCGACGCCGTCGTCCTCGCCCTCGGCCATGTGCCCGCCCAGCCGAGCGCGGAGCAGGCCGCGCTCGCGGACGCGGCGGCGCACCTGGGGCTGCACTATCTGCCGCCCGCCGCGCCCGCCGACGTGGACTGGGACCGGCTGCCCGCGGGGGAGACGGTGCTGGTGCGCGGCATGGGGCTGAACTTCTTCGACGTCATGGCTGCGCTCACGGAGGGGCGCGGCGGCCGGTTCACGGAGGGCCACGACGGCCGGCTCGTCTACACGCCCTCGGGGCGCGAGCCGCACCTCGTCGCCGCCTCCCGCCGCGGGGTGCCCTACCGGGGCAAGGCCGACCTCGACGCCTACTACGCGCCGTCCGTCGAGCTGCGCTGGCTCACGCGCGCCGCCGCCCTGGCTGCGCGGCAGGCCGGGATCCAGCCCTCGTTCGACCAGGACCTCTGGCCCCTCCTGCACCGCGACACCCTGTGGGCGTACTACTCCACGCTCGCCCGGGTCGAGCCCGCGGCCGTGTCCGAGGGCTTCCTTGAGGAGCTCTCCGCCGCGCTGGCCGTCGAGGGGCCCGGGTGGGAGCCGCGAGCGTCCGAGGTGGTGCACGACGGCGTGGTCCCCGCCCGGCGGCTCGACCTCCGTGCCCTGGGTGCGCCGCTGGCAGGCTGGCACGCCGCCGACCGCGCCGAGCTCGACGCCCGCGTCCTGGCCTACCTCGACGAGGATGCCGCAGGATCAGCGCGGGGCGAGGACGATCCCGTGAAGATGGCGATCGCCGCCCTCCACCGGGGCCGGGCGGTGCTCAAGGAGGCCGTGGCGGACGGCGGCATCACCGAGGCCTCGTGGGTCTCGGGCCTGCGTGGCTGGTTCGAGGGGCTCGCCGAGGGGCTCGCGAGCGGGCCGCCCGCCCAGCGGATCCGGCAGCTGGCCGCGCTCATGCGCGCCGGGATCGTGGGCACCGTGGGCCCCGAGCCGCGCTTCTGGGTGGACCGTTCCGCGCGCAGCTTCACGGCCACGTCGCCGTGGGTGGGCGGCCCCGAGGTCCGCGCGCGCTGGCTGGTCGAGGCCCTCGCGCCCGCCAACGCCGTCGCGCGGGCCGACTCGACGCTGCTGTCCGGGCTGCTGGCCGACGGGCTGGTGCGCCCGCGCTTCCTCGCCGGCGCGGACGGGGTGCCGCAGCCCGCCACCGGGCTGGACGTCACCGCCCCGCCGTACCGGGCGCTCGACGTCAACGGCCTTCCGGTCGAGGGCCTCTACGTGCTGGGCCTCCAGCTCTCCGCGGTGCAGTGGGGCACCGCGATCGCCGCCGAGGCGCACCCGTTCGCCGCCCCCGGCGAGGCGCACGACGGCGCCCCGTACCCGAGCGGGCAGCGCACCCTCCGCGACGCGGACGCCATCGCGAGGCACATTCTGGGAGTCACCTCCTGAAGGTCAGCTCCTGGGGGTCACCTCCTGAGTGTCACCTCCTGAAGGTCAGCTCCTGGTGTCACCTCCTGGGGGTCACCTCCTGAGGGTCAGCTCCTGGGGGTCACCTTCTGAGGGTCAGCTCCTGGGGGTCACCTCCTGAGGGTCACCTTCTGAAGGTCACCTTCTGAAGGTCACCTCCTGAAGGTCACTTCCTGACGGACTAACAAGACGTGACCTTCAGAAGGTGACTCTCAGAAGCGCCCGCGGGCAGCACGACGACGGCCGCCGACCTCCCCTGGGGAAGCCGCCCGCCGCCGTCGCCCATCACCCTGCCGCGTACCCGGAACGCGGAAAACGCGTCGAGATGCGTACCGGAAACGGGTCAGGGGTGACGAGATGCGTACCCGAAACCGGGGTGGGGGCGAGCCTCGGCTATGCCTGGGCCGTCTGCCCGAGGTCCTGCATGATGCGGAATACGGCCCCGAACGGGTCGGCGAGCGCGGCCATGCGGCCGAAGGGGGTGTCGGCGGCAGGCATGAGCACGGTCGCCCCGTGGGCGACGGCCCTCTCAATGGCCTCGTCCGCGTTCTCGACCGCCCAGTAGACGAGCCAGTGGGCCGGGAGGCCCTCGGGGAGGTCTCCCGCGGCATCGAAGATCCCGGCCTTGGACTCCGGCCCGTCGCCGTAGGTGGAGTACCGGAAATCGGGGGTGTCGCCCATGACCGTGAGGTCCCAGCCCAAGGCCTTCGGGTAGAACTGCACCGCGGCGTCGTAGTCCCGCGCGTGGAGCTCGAACCACGCGGGGGTCCCGGGCTCGGCCAGCCTGCCGAACCCCGTGTGGCCCGTGGACTGCCAGGAACCGAACGCGGCCCCGCCGGCATCGCCGAACACGGCCATGTGGCCCTGCTCGGGAACCTCCATCGGCGGCATCCACACCTGACCGCCGGCTGCGGAGACGGCGTCGGCGGTGGCTGCGATGTCGTCGGTCTTGAAGTACACGGTCCAGACATCAGGCATGGAGGCCTGCTCCTCCATCTTGCCCATCATCCCGGCCACCATCGCGGCGTCCTTGAAGGCGGTGACGTAGCCTCCGTACTTCTCCTGGTCACCGGTCTCGTAGGTCCAGCCGAACAGGTCGGCGTAGAAGGCCTTGGCCTTCTCGACATCGCCCGTCATGAGGTCGGCCCAGCAGGGCGCTCCGGCGACGAAATGTGGAGTGGGCACAGGGAGCTCCTTGGGTCGGTCTGTCTGGATGTTTGCCGAACTAGCCGAACGAGACAGACGCTATGTGGCGCATCCGACATTTTTCAAGGATCCGCGCGGTCCGCTGCCCGCGGCGCCACCGGCATCTGCGCGACCGTGGCCTGTGGATAACTCCGGCTACACCGGGGCCATCTGTGGCTCAATGGTTCGATGACCCGTCGTTCCGAGCTCCCCGCCCACCTGGCCGCCGGTTCGTTCACCGTCCGGGACGCCAGGGCTGGCGCGCCGGGCGGCGCCCTACCTGTCGCTGGCCCCTGGGGCGGTCATCTCGTACTTCAGCGCGCTCGCGCTGCGCGGTCTGCCGCTCCCGGAGGCGCTCAAGCACGATTCGCGCCTCCATCTCACCGTTTCGCCGGGCGGCGTGCAGTTCCGCCGCCGCGGCGTCGCGGGGCACCGGGCCGCGCTGAGGCCGGATGACATCGAGACGGCCGACGGCGTTCCGGTCACCTCGCCCGCGCGCACATTCCTCGACATCGCCGCGGTAGCCGGCGTGACGACCGAAGACCCTGTGGTCCTCGGCGATGCCCTGGTCAGCGAGCACCGGCGGTCGATGTACTCCAAGGTGGCCATGATCCGCCTGCCCGGCCTCCGTGCCGCCGTGGACGCAGCGTTCGGATTCCCGCGGTTCCGCCTGGCCGTGGACTACGACGGCGCCCACCGCCTCACGCCCGCGCAGCAGACGCGCGATGCTCTGCGGACGCAGGAGATCGTCGATGCCGGATGGCGCCTCGTGGTCATCACCAGGGGCGATCTGCGACGTGGCGACGCCTGGGTCGCGGCGCGGGTGGCAGAAGTGCTGCGGCGTCAGGGGTGGCAGGACCCGAGACGCTGACCGAGTGTGCCGCTCCTGCGGGTCCGGCTCGGTGGAACCCGCGACAACCGCACACTCGCGCTGCGCCCCGGGCCGCCCCTGGCCCCGCCCCGTTGTCCACCGCCGAGCAGTGCGCCCCAACCCCGGACGCGGCAGCGCCCCCGATCCACGAGGACCGGGGGCGCTGCGCCTGCGGCGGAAGGTAAGGGATTTGAACCCTTGGTACGGGGTGACCGCACACTGGTTTTCAAGACCAGCTCCATAGGCCGCTCGGACAACCTTCCGTGTCCTAGTAGTGTTTCATAGGCCAGTGATCTCGTGAAAACCAGTGATCTCGTGAAAACTTCACGCCCCCTGGGGGAGGAGGAGCACCGACATGAAGGCCGTGTTCATCACCGAGCCCGGAGGGCCGGAGGTACTGCAGGTGCGCGAGGTCGACGCGCCGGAGCCCGGCCCCGGCGAGCTGCTCATCGACGTCGTGGCCGCGGGTGTCAACCGGGCCGACGTCCAGCAGCGCCGCGGCTTCTATCCGCCCCCGCCGGGCGCCTCCGAGATCCCGGGCCTCGAGGTCTCCGGACGCATCGCTTGGTTCGGTCCCGACGTCACGCGGCCGTTCGCCGTCGGGGACAGGGTCGTGGCCCTCCTCGCCGGAGGCGGCTACGCCGAGAAGGTCGCGGTCCCGGCCGAGCAGGTGGTCCGGATCCCCGAGGGCGTGGACCTCGTGACGGCCGCCGCGCTGCCGGAGACCGCCGCGACGGTGTACTCCAACCTGTTCATGACCGCCCAGCTCCAGCCCGGCGAGTTCCTGCTGATCCACGGCGCCACCGGCGGGATCGGCACGATGGCCGTGCAGATGGCCAAGGCCTTCGGCGCCCGGGTCGCTGCCACGGCGGGCACCGAGGAGAAGGTCTCCACCGCGCGCGCGTTCCTCGGGGTCGACGTCGCCATCAACTACCGCGAGCAGGACTTCGTCCAGGCCGTGCGCGAGGCCACGGACGGCCGCGGCGCGGACGTGATCCTCGACGTCGTGGGCGCGAAGTACCTCGAGCGCAACGTCGAGGCCCTCGCCCCCTACGGCCGGCTCGTGGTCATCGGGCTCCAGGGCGGGGCGAAGGCCGAGCTCAACCTGGGCACGCTCCTGAGCAAGCGCGCCGCCGTGATCGCCACCTCGCTCCGGCCGCGCCCGGTGGAGGAGAAGGGAGCCATCATGGCCGCCGTCAAGGACCACGTGTGGCCCCTCGTCGCCGACGGCCGCATCAAGCCCCTCGTCGACAAGGCCTTCCCCCTGGCCCAGGTGGCCGCCGCCCACGAGTACTTCGACTCGGGCGAGCACGTGGGCAAGATCCTCCTCACGATGTAGCGGGCCGCCGGACGCGCACGACGCCGCCCGCTCGCCTCGGGCGCGCGGCGCTCCGGCGCGCCGCCGCTCGCCGCAGGCCCGCTACCGCTCGTCGCAGCGCCCGTCCCGCACGGGATCCTTCGCACTGTGGCGGTGTGCCCTCTGACTAGGGTCGGGAGTATCCATCACTCTCGCTCGAGGAGGAGCAGCATGAGTACCGTCGCACGCCGCGCTGG
Proteins encoded:
- a CDS encoding FAD/NAD(P)-binding protein, giving the protein MVRGGILRVAVVGGGPRGASAVERLLAVHAQRPAPAHDAVASPGGRPAARAALLEITVYDPFSPGPGKVWRTAQPRLFVMNTQSFYPTLIPSEPGLAPPLAGGSFDAWREAQRAAIDAGTCTLAAEEQAELKGLESRDFPPRALYGRYLAQTWDAVLAAAPPGTTVRHVPAEVARVGRTPHGFAVTCANGRAQEADAVVLALGHVPAQPSAEQAALADAAAHLGLHYLPPAAPADVDWDRLPAGETVLVRGMGLNFFDVMAALTEGRGGRFTEGHDGRLVYTPSGREPHLVAASRRGVPYRGKADLDAYYAPSVELRWLTRAAALAARQAGIQPSFDQDLWPLLHRDTLWAYYSTLARVEPAAVSEGFLEELSAALAVEGPGWEPRASEVVHDGVVPARRLDLRALGAPLAGWHAADRAELDARVLAYLDEDAAGSARGEDDPVKMAIAALHRGRAVLKEAVADGGITEASWVSGLRGWFEGLAEGLASGPPAQRIRQLAALMRAGIVGTVGPEPRFWVDRSARSFTATSPWVGGPEVRARWLVEALAPANAVARADSTLLSGLLADGLVRPRFLAGADGVPQPATGLDVTAPPYRALDVNGLPVEGLYVLGLQLSAVQWGTAIAAEAHPFAAPGEAHDGAPYPSGQRTLRDADAIARHILGVTS
- a CDS encoding VOC family protein, coding for MPTPHFVAGAPCWADLMTGDVEKAKAFYADLFGWTYETGDQEKYGGYVTAFKDAAMVAGMMGKMEEQASMPDVWTVYFKTDDIAATADAVSAAGGQVWMPPMEVPEQGHMAVFGDAGGAAFGSWQSTGHTGFGRLAEPGTPAWFELHARDYDAAVQFYPKALGWDLTVMGDTPDFRYSTYGDGPESKAGIFDAAGDLPEGLPAHWLVYWAVENADEAIERAVAHGATVLMPAADTPFGRMAALADPFGAVFRIMQDLGQTAQA
- a CDS encoding NAD(P)H-quinone oxidoreductase: MKAVFITEPGGPEVLQVREVDAPEPGPGELLIDVVAAGVNRADVQQRRGFYPPPPGASEIPGLEVSGRIAWFGPDVTRPFAVGDRVVALLAGGGYAEKVAVPAEQVVRIPEGVDLVTAAALPETAATVYSNLFMTAQLQPGEFLLIHGATGGIGTMAVQMAKAFGARVAATAGTEEKVSTARAFLGVDVAINYREQDFVQAVREATDGRGADVILDVVGAKYLERNVEALAPYGRLVVIGLQGGAKAELNLGTLLSKRAAVIATSLRPRPVEEKGAIMAAVKDHVWPLVADGRIKPLVDKAFPLAQVAAAHEYFDSGEHVGKILLTM